The Pseudomonadota bacterium genome has a window encoding:
- the hisD gene encoding histidinol dehydrogenase, which yields SSVIMTAVTARAAGVETVWVASPRPAPITLAAAAVAGADGFLAVGGAHAVAALAYGAEPVPACDAVVGPGNRWVTAAKQCVAGEVVIDMLAGPSELVVLADATADPRVVAADLLAQAEHDPDALPVLVTTDARLADAVDDALRSQLETLPTADTARPAVTNGFTVVVSTVDDAITVCDRLAPEHLEVMTADAAAVARRLRWYGGLFIGAGAAEVYGDYGAGPNHVLPTGGTARLSGGLSVLTFLRARTWLDLDDPTALAADAAALARLEGLEGHARSAEARRLR from the coding sequence CCTCCTCGGTGATCATGACTGCCGTCACCGCCCGCGCCGCCGGGGTCGAGACCGTATGGGTGGCCTCGCCCCGCCCGGCGCCCATCACCCTGGCCGCGGCGGCCGTGGCGGGGGCCGACGGATTCCTCGCGGTGGGGGGCGCCCACGCGGTGGCCGCGCTGGCCTACGGCGCGGAACCCGTGCCCGCATGCGACGCCGTGGTCGGACCGGGGAACCGCTGGGTGACCGCGGCAAAGCAGTGCGTGGCGGGCGAGGTGGTCATCGACATGCTGGCCGGCCCCTCCGAGCTTGTGGTGCTGGCCGACGCCACCGCCGACCCACGGGTGGTGGCGGCCGACCTGCTCGCCCAGGCAGAGCATGATCCGGATGCGCTCCCCGTTCTGGTGACCACCGACGCGAGGCTGGCTGATGCGGTCGACGACGCGCTGCGATCGCAGCTCGAGACCCTTCCCACCGCCGACACCGCGCGCCCCGCGGTGACCAACGGATTCACCGTGGTGGTGAGCACGGTTGACGATGCCATCACGGTGTGCGATCGCCTCGCGCCCGAGCACCTCGAGGTCATGACCGCCGACGCGGCCGCGGTGGCCCGTCGCCTGCGCTGGTACGGCGGGCTGTTCATCGGCGCCGGCGCAGCCGAGGTGTACGGCGACTACGGCGCAGGCCCCAACCACGTGCTGCCCACCGGCGGCACCGCACGACTGAGCGGCGGCCTGTCGGTGCTCACCTTTCTGCGGGCACGCACCTGGCTCGACCTCGACGACCCCACCGCCCTGGCCGCCGACGCCGCCGCCCTGGCCCGCCTCGAAGGCCTCGAGGGCCACGCACGCTCGGCCGAGGCGCGGAGGTTGCGGTAG